The genome window ACATTCCGCCTTGCCGCTATCATCAAAACGGAAGACATCGGGAAGGTTGTCAACACATAGTCCGCAGCTGATACATTCAGACTGATCAACCCATGCTTTTTTTGCCATTGTCGTCTCCTTGTGCTTGTGTCAGTTTTTCTTTTAAAATAATTATCTCAACCCAACTGCTTGGTGCATGATCAATGGCCATGCTCGTGTTTTTGAACCTCATGCTTTTTGTGGGCAGCCTCCCCA of Geobacter sp. contains these proteins:
- a CDS encoding ferredoxin: MAKKAWVDQSECISCGLCVDNLPDVFRFDDSGKAECFDSSAATEDEIQANAIDICPVSCIHWEE